From Pan troglodytes isolate AG18354 chromosome 11, NHGRI_mPanTro3-v2.0_pri, whole genome shotgun sequence, the proteins below share one genomic window:
- the MAMDC4 gene encoding apical endosomal glycoprotein isoform X2, with amino-acid sequence MPLPSHLLPALVLFLAGSSGWAWVPNHCRSPGQAVCNFVCDCRDCSDEAQCGYHGASPTLGAPFACDFEQDPCGWQDISTSGYSWLRDRAGAALEGPGPHSDHTLGTDLGWYMAVGTHRGKEASTAALRSPTLREAASSCKLRLWYHAASGDVAELRVELIHGAETLTLWQSTGPWGPGWQELAVTTGRIRGDFRPPRPTVPWDTTTARTRSAWSPSSCATGKTTAGTCLMRTHSPVVRPEWGPRVRLGDWTPRWGPWHSSRRGYLGSLDGPSRVVVARAPLELGPYGFRKHCLVALIRPPPALGRHIATDFETGLGPWNRSEGWSWNHRAGGPERPSWPRRDHSRNSAQGSFLVSVAEPGTPAILSSPEFQASGTSNCSLVFYQYLRGSEAGCLQLFLQTLGPSTPRAPVLLRRRRGELGTAWVRDRVDIQSAHPFQILLAGQTGPGGVVGLDDLILSDHCRPVSEVSTLQPLPPGPRAPAPQPLPPSSRLQDSCKQGHLACGDLCVPPEQLCDFEEQCAGGEDEQACGTTDFESPEAGGWEDASVGRLQWRRVSAQESQGSSAAAAGHFLSLQRAWGQLGTEARVLTPLLGPSGPSCELHLAYYLQSQPRGFLALVVVDSGSRELAWQALSSSAGIWKVDKVLLGARRRPFRLEFVGLVDLDGPDQQGAGVDNVTLRDCSPTVTTERDREVSCNFERDTCSWYPGHLSDTHWRWVESRGPDHDHTTGQGHFVLLDPTDPLAWGHSAHLLSRPQVPAAPMECLSFWYHLHGPQIGTLRLAMRREGEETHLWSRSGTQGNRWHEAWATLSHQPGSHAQYQLLFEGLRDGYHGTMALDDVAVRPGPCWAPNYCSFEDSDCGFSPGGQGLWRRQANASGHAAWGPPTDHTTETAQGMGAWQGQGLRGWPGAGRLMLAPPGHYMVVDTSPDALPRGQTASLTSKEHRPLAQPACLTFWYHGSLRSPGTLRVYLEERGKHQVLSLSAHGGLAWRLGSVDVQAERAWRVVFEAVAAGVAHSYVALDDLLLQDGPCPQPGGSPAVASALLWGACLALSLRSRGAQGLGRGAAPLTHPCPAGSCDFESGLCGWSHLAWPGLGGYSWDWGGGATPSRYPQPPVDHTLGTEAGHFAFFETGVLGPGGRAAWLRSEPLPATPASCLRFWYHMGFPEHFYKGELKVLLHSAQGQLAVWGAGGHRRHQWLEAQVEVASAKEFQIVFEATLGGQPALGPIALDDVEYLAGQHCQQPAPSPGNTAAPGSLPAVVGSALLLLMLLVLLGLGGRRWLQKRGSCPFQSNTEATAPGFDNILFNADGVTLPASVTSDP; translated from the exons atgcctctgcccagccacctgCTGCCCGCCTTGGTCCTGTTCCTGG CAGGGTCCTCAGGCTGGGCCTGGGTCCCCAACCACTGCAGGAGCCCTGGCCAGGCCGTGTGCAACTTCGTGTGTGACTGCAGGGACTGCTCAGATGAGGCCCAGTGTG GTTACCACGGGGCCTCGCCCACCCTAGGCGCCCCCTTCGCCTGTGACTTCGAGCAGGACCCCTGCGGCTGGCAGGACATTAGTACCTCAGGCTACAGCTGGCTCCGAGACAGGGCAGGGGCCGCACTGGAGGGTCCTGGGCCTCACTCAGACCACACACTGGGCACCGACTTGG GCTGGTACATGGCCGTTGGAACCCACCGAGGGAAAGAGGCATCCACCGCAGCCCTGCGCTCGCCAACCCTGCGAGAGGCAGCCTCCTCCTGCAAGCTGAGGCTCTGGTACCACGCGGCCTCTGGAG ATGTGGCTGAACTGCGGGTGGAGCTGATCCATGGCGCAGAGACCCTGACCCTGTGGCAGAGCACAGGGCCCTGGGGCCCTGGCTGGCAGGAGTTGGCAGTGACCACAGGCCGCATCCGGGGTGACTTCCGA CCCCCCAGGCCAACTGTCCCCTGGGACACCACCACTGCCAGAACAAGGTCTGCGTGGAGCCCCAGCAGCTGTGCGACGGGGAAGACAACTGCGGGGACCTGTCTGATGAGAACCCACTCACCTGTGGTGAGGCCAGAGTGGGGGCCCAGAGTGAGGCTGGGAGACTGGACGCCTCGGTGGGGGCCCTGGCACTCATCCAGGAGGGGGTACCTTGGATCCTTGGATGGTCCTTCTCGGGTTGTGGTTGCCAGGGCCCCCCTGGAGCTGGGGCCATACGGCTTCAGGAAGCACTGCCTGGTGGCCCTGATACGCCCACCTCCTGCCCTAGGCCGCCACATAGCCACCGACTTTGAGACAGGCCTGGGCCCATGGAACCGCTCGGAAGGCTGGTCCTGGAACCACCGCGCTGGTGGTCCTGAGCGCCCCTCCTGGCCACGCCGTGACCACAGCCGGAACAGTGCACAGG GCTCCTTCCTGGTCTCCGTGGCCGAGCCTGGCACCCCTGCTATACTCTCCAGCCCCGAATTCCAAGCCTCAGGCACCTCCAACTGCTCG CTGGTCTTCTATCAGTACCTGCGTGGGTCTGAGGCTGGCTGCCTCCAGCTGTTCCTGCAGACTCTGGGGCCCAGCACCCCCCGGGCCCCCGTCCTGCTGCGGAGGCGCCGAGGGGAGCTGGGGACCGCCTGGGTCCGAGACCGTGTTGACATCCAGAGCGCCCACCCCTTCCAG ATCCTCCTGGCCGGGCAGACAGGCCCGGGGGGCGTCGTGGGTCTGGACGACCTCATCCTGTCTGACCACTGCAGACCAGTCTCGG AGGTGTCCACCCTGCAGCCACTGCCTCCTGGGCCCCGggccccagccccccagcccctgccgCCCAGCTCGCGGCTCCAGGATTCCTGCAAGCAGGGGCATCTTGCCTGCGGGGACCTGTGTGTGCCCCCGGAACAACTGTGTGACTTCGAGGAGCAGTGCGCAGGGGGCGAGGACGAGCAGGCCTGCG GCACCACAGACTTTGAGTCCCCCGAGGCCGGGGGCTGGGAGGACGCCAGCGTGGGGCGGCTGCAGTGGCGGCGTGTCTCAGCCCAGGAGAGCCAGGGGTCCAGTGCAGCTGCTGCTG GGCACTTCCTGTCTCTGCAGCGGGCCTGGGGGCAGCTAGGCACTGAGGCCCGGGTCCTCACACCCCTCCTTGGCCCTTCTGGCCCCAGCTGTGAGCTCCACCTGGCTTATTATTTACAGAGTCAGCCCCGAG GCTTCCTGGCACTAGTTGTGGTGGACAGCGGCTCCCGGGAACTGGCATGGCAGGCCCTGAGCAGCAGTGCAGGCATCTGGAAGGTGGACAAGGTCCTTCTAGGGGCCCGCCGCCGGCCCTTCCGG CTGGAGTTTGTCGGTTTGGTGGACTTGGATGGCCCTGACCAGCAGGGAGCTGGGGTGGACAACGTGACCCTGAGGGACTGTAGCCCCACAGTGACCACCGAGAGAGACAGAG aggtCTCCTGTAACTTTGAGCGGGACACATGCAGCTGGTACCCAGGCCACCTCTCAGACACACACTGGCGCTGGGTGGAGAGCCGCGGCCCTGACCACGACCACACCACAGGCCAAG GCCACTTTGTGCTCCTGGACCCCACAGACCCCCTGGCCTGGGGCCACAGTGCCCACCTGCTCTCTAGGCCCCAGGTGCCAGCAGCACCCATGGAGTGTCTCAGCTTCTGGTACCACCTCCATGGGCCCCAGATTG GGACTCTGCGCCTAGCCATGAGACGGGAAGGGGAGGAGACACACCTGTGGTCGCGgtcaggcacccagggcaaccgcTGGCACGAGGCCTGGGCCACCCTTTCCCACCAGCCTGGCTCCCATGCCCAGTACCAG CTGCTGTTCGAGGGCCTCCGGGACGGATACCACGGCACCATGGCGCTGGACGATGTGGCCGTGCGGCCAGGCCCCTGCTGGGCCCCTAATTACTGCTCCTTTGAGGACTCAGACTGCGGCTTCTCCCCTGGAGGCCAAGGTCTCTGGAGGCGGCAGGCCAATGCCTCGGGCCATGCTGCCTGGGGCCCCCCAACAGACCATACCACTGAGACAGCCCAAGGTATGGGGGCCTGGCAGGGGCAGGGATTGAGGGGCTGGCCAGGGGCTGGCAGGCTGATGCTGGCACCTCCAGGGCACTACATGGTGGTGGACACAAGCCCAGACGCACTACCCCGGGGCCAGACGGCCTCCCTGACCTCCAAGGAGCACAGGCCCCTGGCCCAGCCTGCTTGTCTGACCTTCTGGTACCACGGGAGCCTCCGCAGCCCAG GCACCCTGCGGGTCTACCTGGAGGAGCGCGGGAAGCACCAGGTGCTCAGCCTCAGTGCCCACGGCGGGCTTGCCTGGCGCCTGGGCAGCGTGGACGTGCAGGCCGAGCGAGCCTGGAGG GTGGTGTTTGAGGCAGTGGCCGCAGGCGTGGCACACTCCTACGTGGCTCTGGATGATCTGCTCCTCCAGGACGGGCCCTGCCCTCAGCCAGGTGGGAGCCCTGCCGTGGCCTCGGCCCTGCTCTGGGGCGCCTGCCTAGCCCTTTCCCTTCGTAGTCGTGGTGCCCAGGGCTTGGGCCGTGGGGCAGCACCACTCACCCACCCATGTCCTGCAGGTTCCTGTGATTTTGAGTCTGGCCTGTGTGGCTGgagccacctggcctggcccGGCCTGGGCGGATACAGCTGGGACTGGGGCGGGGGAGCCACCCCCTCTCGTTACCCCCAGCCCCCTGTGGACCACACCCTGGGCACAGAGGCAG GCCACTTTGCCTTCTTTGAAACGGGCGTGCTGGGCCCCGGGGGCCGGGCCGCCTGGCTGCGCAGCGAGCCTCTGCcggccaccccagcctcctgcctccgCTTCTGGTACCACATGGGTTTTCCTGAGCACTTCT ACAAGGGGGAGCTGAAGGTGCTGCTGCACAGTGCTCAGGGCCAGCTGGCTGTGTGGGGCGCAGGCGGGCATCGGCGGCACCAGTGGCTGGAGGCCCAGGTGGAGGTAGCCAGTGCCAAGGAGTTCCAG ATCGTGTTTGAAGCCACTCTGGGCGGCCAGCCAGCCCTGGGGCCCATTGCCCTGGATGACGTGGAGTATCTGGCCGGGCAGCATTGCCAGCAGCCTGCCCCCAGCCCGG GGAACACAGCCGCACCCGGGTCTCTGCCAGCTGTGGTTGGCAGTGCCCTCCTATTGCTCATGCTCCTGGTGCTGCTGGGACTTGGGGGACGGCGCTGGCTGCAGAAGAGGGGGAGCTGCCCCTTCCAGAGCAACACAGAGGCCACAGCCCCCGGCTTTGACAACATCCTTTTCAATGCG gATGGTGTCACCCTCCCGGCATCTGTCACCAGCGATCCGTAG
- the MAMDC4 gene encoding apical endosomal glycoprotein isoform X11, producing the protein MPLPSHLLPALVLFLGWYMAVGTHRGKEASTAALRSPTLREAASSCKLRLWYHAASGDVAELRVELIHGAETLTLWQSTGPWGPGWQELAVTTGRIRGDFRPPRPTVPWDTTTARTRSAWSPSSCATGKTTAGTCLMRTHSPVVRPEWGPRVRLGDWTPRWGPWHSSRRGYLGSLDGPSRVVVARAPLELGPYGFRKHCLVALIRPPPALGRHIATDFETGLGPWNRSEGWSWNHRAGGPERPSWPRRDHSRNSAQGSFLVSVAEPGTPAILSSPEFQASGTSNCSLVFYQYLRGSEAGCLQLFLQTLGPSTPRAPVLLRRRRGELGTAWVRDRVDIQSAHPFQILLAGQTGPGGVVGLDDLILSDHCRPVSEVSTLQPLPPGPRAPAPQPLPPSSRLQDSCKQGHLACGDLCVPPEQLCDFEEQCAGGEDEQACGTTDFESPEAGGWEDASVGRLQWRRVSAQESQGSSAAAAGHFLSLQRAWGQLGTEARVLTPLLGPSGPSCELHLAYYLQSQPRGFLALVVVDSGSRELAWQALSSSAGIWKVDKVLLGARRRPFRLEFVGLVDLDGPDQQGAGVDNVTLRDCSPTVTTERDREVSCNFERDTCSWYPGHLSDTHWRWVESRGPDHDHTTGQGHFVLLDPTDPLAWGHSAHLLSRPQVPAAPMECLSFWYHLHGPQIGTLRLAMRREGEETHLWSRSGTQGNRWHEAWATLSHQPGSHAQYQLLFEGLRDGYHGTMALDDVAVRPGPCWAPNYCSFEDSDCGFSPGGQGLWRRQANASGHAAWGPPTDHTTETAQGMGAWQGQGLRGWPGAGRLMLAPPGHYMVVDTSPDALPRGQTASLTSKEHRPLAQPACLTFWYHGSLRSPGTLRVYLEERGKHQVLSLSAHGGLAWRLGSVDVQAERAWRVVFEAVAAGVAHSYVALDDLLLQDGPCPQPGGSPAVASALLWGACLALSLRSRGAQGLGRGAAPLTHPCPAGSCDFESGLCGWSHLAWPGLGGYSWDWGGGATPSRYPQPPVDHTLGTEAGHFAFFETGVLGPGGRAAWLRSEPLPATPASCLRFWYHMGFPEHFYKGELKVLLHSAQGQLAVWGAGGHRRHQWLEAQVEVASAKEFQIVFEATLGGQPALGPIALDDVEYLAGQHCQQPAPSPGNTAAPGSLPAVVGSALLLLMLLVLLGLGGRRWLQKRGSCPFQSNTEATAPGFDNILFNADGVTLPASVTSDP; encoded by the exons atgcctctgcccagccacctgCTGCCCGCCTTGGTCCTGTTCCTGG GCTGGTACATGGCCGTTGGAACCCACCGAGGGAAAGAGGCATCCACCGCAGCCCTGCGCTCGCCAACCCTGCGAGAGGCAGCCTCCTCCTGCAAGCTGAGGCTCTGGTACCACGCGGCCTCTGGAG ATGTGGCTGAACTGCGGGTGGAGCTGATCCATGGCGCAGAGACCCTGACCCTGTGGCAGAGCACAGGGCCCTGGGGCCCTGGCTGGCAGGAGTTGGCAGTGACCACAGGCCGCATCCGGGGTGACTTCCGA CCCCCCAGGCCAACTGTCCCCTGGGACACCACCACTGCCAGAACAAGGTCTGCGTGGAGCCCCAGCAGCTGTGCGACGGGGAAGACAACTGCGGGGACCTGTCTGATGAGAACCCACTCACCTGTGGTGAGGCCAGAGTGGGGGCCCAGAGTGAGGCTGGGAGACTGGACGCCTCGGTGGGGGCCCTGGCACTCATCCAGGAGGGGGTACCTTGGATCCTTGGATGGTCCTTCTCGGGTTGTGGTTGCCAGGGCCCCCCTGGAGCTGGGGCCATACGGCTTCAGGAAGCACTGCCTGGTGGCCCTGATACGCCCACCTCCTGCCCTAGGCCGCCACATAGCCACCGACTTTGAGACAGGCCTGGGCCCATGGAACCGCTCGGAAGGCTGGTCCTGGAACCACCGCGCTGGTGGTCCTGAGCGCCCCTCCTGGCCACGCCGTGACCACAGCCGGAACAGTGCACAGG GCTCCTTCCTGGTCTCCGTGGCCGAGCCTGGCACCCCTGCTATACTCTCCAGCCCCGAATTCCAAGCCTCAGGCACCTCCAACTGCTCG CTGGTCTTCTATCAGTACCTGCGTGGGTCTGAGGCTGGCTGCCTCCAGCTGTTCCTGCAGACTCTGGGGCCCAGCACCCCCCGGGCCCCCGTCCTGCTGCGGAGGCGCCGAGGGGAGCTGGGGACCGCCTGGGTCCGAGACCGTGTTGACATCCAGAGCGCCCACCCCTTCCAG ATCCTCCTGGCCGGGCAGACAGGCCCGGGGGGCGTCGTGGGTCTGGACGACCTCATCCTGTCTGACCACTGCAGACCAGTCTCGG AGGTGTCCACCCTGCAGCCACTGCCTCCTGGGCCCCGggccccagccccccagcccctgccgCCCAGCTCGCGGCTCCAGGATTCCTGCAAGCAGGGGCATCTTGCCTGCGGGGACCTGTGTGTGCCCCCGGAACAACTGTGTGACTTCGAGGAGCAGTGCGCAGGGGGCGAGGACGAGCAGGCCTGCG GCACCACAGACTTTGAGTCCCCCGAGGCCGGGGGCTGGGAGGACGCCAGCGTGGGGCGGCTGCAGTGGCGGCGTGTCTCAGCCCAGGAGAGCCAGGGGTCCAGTGCAGCTGCTGCTG GGCACTTCCTGTCTCTGCAGCGGGCCTGGGGGCAGCTAGGCACTGAGGCCCGGGTCCTCACACCCCTCCTTGGCCCTTCTGGCCCCAGCTGTGAGCTCCACCTGGCTTATTATTTACAGAGTCAGCCCCGAG GCTTCCTGGCACTAGTTGTGGTGGACAGCGGCTCCCGGGAACTGGCATGGCAGGCCCTGAGCAGCAGTGCAGGCATCTGGAAGGTGGACAAGGTCCTTCTAGGGGCCCGCCGCCGGCCCTTCCGG CTGGAGTTTGTCGGTTTGGTGGACTTGGATGGCCCTGACCAGCAGGGAGCTGGGGTGGACAACGTGACCCTGAGGGACTGTAGCCCCACAGTGACCACCGAGAGAGACAGAG aggtCTCCTGTAACTTTGAGCGGGACACATGCAGCTGGTACCCAGGCCACCTCTCAGACACACACTGGCGCTGGGTGGAGAGCCGCGGCCCTGACCACGACCACACCACAGGCCAAG GCCACTTTGTGCTCCTGGACCCCACAGACCCCCTGGCCTGGGGCCACAGTGCCCACCTGCTCTCTAGGCCCCAGGTGCCAGCAGCACCCATGGAGTGTCTCAGCTTCTGGTACCACCTCCATGGGCCCCAGATTG GGACTCTGCGCCTAGCCATGAGACGGGAAGGGGAGGAGACACACCTGTGGTCGCGgtcaggcacccagggcaaccgcTGGCACGAGGCCTGGGCCACCCTTTCCCACCAGCCTGGCTCCCATGCCCAGTACCAG CTGCTGTTCGAGGGCCTCCGGGACGGATACCACGGCACCATGGCGCTGGACGATGTGGCCGTGCGGCCAGGCCCCTGCTGGGCCCCTAATTACTGCTCCTTTGAGGACTCAGACTGCGGCTTCTCCCCTGGAGGCCAAGGTCTCTGGAGGCGGCAGGCCAATGCCTCGGGCCATGCTGCCTGGGGCCCCCCAACAGACCATACCACTGAGACAGCCCAAGGTATGGGGGCCTGGCAGGGGCAGGGATTGAGGGGCTGGCCAGGGGCTGGCAGGCTGATGCTGGCACCTCCAGGGCACTACATGGTGGTGGACACAAGCCCAGACGCACTACCCCGGGGCCAGACGGCCTCCCTGACCTCCAAGGAGCACAGGCCCCTGGCCCAGCCTGCTTGTCTGACCTTCTGGTACCACGGGAGCCTCCGCAGCCCAG GCACCCTGCGGGTCTACCTGGAGGAGCGCGGGAAGCACCAGGTGCTCAGCCTCAGTGCCCACGGCGGGCTTGCCTGGCGCCTGGGCAGCGTGGACGTGCAGGCCGAGCGAGCCTGGAGG GTGGTGTTTGAGGCAGTGGCCGCAGGCGTGGCACACTCCTACGTGGCTCTGGATGATCTGCTCCTCCAGGACGGGCCCTGCCCTCAGCCAGGTGGGAGCCCTGCCGTGGCCTCGGCCCTGCTCTGGGGCGCCTGCCTAGCCCTTTCCCTTCGTAGTCGTGGTGCCCAGGGCTTGGGCCGTGGGGCAGCACCACTCACCCACCCATGTCCTGCAGGTTCCTGTGATTTTGAGTCTGGCCTGTGTGGCTGgagccacctggcctggcccGGCCTGGGCGGATACAGCTGGGACTGGGGCGGGGGAGCCACCCCCTCTCGTTACCCCCAGCCCCCTGTGGACCACACCCTGGGCACAGAGGCAG GCCACTTTGCCTTCTTTGAAACGGGCGTGCTGGGCCCCGGGGGCCGGGCCGCCTGGCTGCGCAGCGAGCCTCTGCcggccaccccagcctcctgcctccgCTTCTGGTACCACATGGGTTTTCCTGAGCACTTCT ACAAGGGGGAGCTGAAGGTGCTGCTGCACAGTGCTCAGGGCCAGCTGGCTGTGTGGGGCGCAGGCGGGCATCGGCGGCACCAGTGGCTGGAGGCCCAGGTGGAGGTAGCCAGTGCCAAGGAGTTCCAG ATCGTGTTTGAAGCCACTCTGGGCGGCCAGCCAGCCCTGGGGCCCATTGCCCTGGATGACGTGGAGTATCTGGCCGGGCAGCATTGCCAGCAGCCTGCCCCCAGCCCGG GGAACACAGCCGCACCCGGGTCTCTGCCAGCTGTGGTTGGCAGTGCCCTCCTATTGCTCATGCTCCTGGTGCTGCTGGGACTTGGGGGACGGCGCTGGCTGCAGAAGAGGGGGAGCTGCCCCTTCCAGAGCAACACAGAGGCCACAGCCCCCGGCTTTGACAACATCCTTTTCAATGCG gATGGTGTCACCCTCCCGGCATCTGTCACCAGCGATCCGTAG